In Ipomoea triloba cultivar NCNSP0323 chromosome 7, ASM357664v1, a single genomic region encodes these proteins:
- the LOC116025900 gene encoding kirola-like: MGLKGKLLGQVEISFHGDLYHEILKERPHHLPSMCSAIHEVEGQWGTVGSSGSTVIFKFTHDGKTKTAEDVIEAIDDEKKMVKFRVVGGDVLESYKNFTVTCEVDSNGDDNFVTWTLEYEKLKEEIPEPLSYLEFLFNMTKDMDDHHAKLNP, translated from the exons ATGGGCCTGAAAGGCAAGCTGCTTGGGCAGGTAGAGATCAGCTTTCATGGAGATTTATATCATGAAATCCTTAAAGAAAGACCACATCATCTTCCCTCCATGTGCTCAGCTATTCATGAAGTTGAAGGCCAATGGGGAACTGTGGGCTCTAGTGGCTCTACCGTCATCTTCAAATTTACCCATG ATGGGAAAACCAAAACCGCTGAGGATGTTATTGAGGCGATAGATGATGAGAAAAAAATGGTGAAATTCAGAGTGGTTGGTGGTGATGTCTTGGAATCTTATAAGAACTTTACCGTAACATGTGAAGTTGATAGCAATGGCGATGACAACTTTGTGACATGGACTCTCGAGTATGAGAAGCTGAAAGAGGAAATTCCGGAGCCACTCTCCTATTTGGAGTTTCTTTTTAATATGACCAAAGATATGGACGATCACCACGCCAAGCTAAATCcatga
- the LOC116024475 gene encoding kirola-like, producing MGLRGKVVGQVEISFHGDVYYEIYRERPHDVPSMCSAIHSIEGQGGTVGSTITLKFTHDGKTKMAEDVIEAIDDEKKLVKFKVVKGDILESYKSFSLTCQVHSNDDDHFVTWTLEYEKLSEEIPEPLSYLQTILDITKEMENHHAKK from the exons ATGGGCCTAAGAGGCAAGGTAGTTGGGCAGGTAGAGATCAGTTTTCATGGAGATGTTTATTATGAAATCTATAGAGAGAGACCACATGATGTGCCCTCCATGTGTTCAGCTATTCATTCAATTGAAGGCCAGGGAGGAACCGTGGGCTCTACCATCACCTTGAAATTTACCCATG ATGGGAAGACCAAAATGGCAGAAGATGTTATTGAGGCCATAGATGATGAGAAGAAATTGGTAAAATTCAAAGTGGTCAAAGGTGACATCTTGGAGTCTTATAAGAGTTTCAGCCTAACATGTCAAGTTCATAGCAATGATGATGACCATTTTGTGACTTGGACTCTTGAGTATGAGAAGTTGAGTGAGGAGATTCCCGAGCCACTCTCTTATCTCCAAACTATCCTAGATATTACCAAAGAAATGGAGAATCATCATGCAAAGAAATAA
- the LOC116024715 gene encoding uncharacterized protein LOC116024715: MESCGGSSPSYYTILGVSEGSSNEELRRAYRKLAMQWHPDKWTKNPSLLGEAKRRFQQIQEAYSVLSDPRRRTLYDAGLYDSREDDGEVEGFADFVQEMVSLMKDVRREGKTYSMEELQTMFWDMAKGFEVPEWPNLSQPPVHLQSSSQWFSGAMTFSEGSATSKGASVDSSMAVPFLDFSYLQMRGVNPFCR, translated from the exons ATGGAGTCTTGTGGGGGGTCGTCCCCTTCGTATTACACCATTCTCGGCGTGAGCGAAGGGTCTTCTAACGAGGAACTACGCCGCGCGTATAGAAAACTCGCTATGCAATGGCACCCTGATAAATGGACCAAGAACCCGTCGTTGTTAGGGGAAGCCAAGCGGAGGTTTCAGCAGATTCAAGAAGCGTATTCCG TTTTGTCTGATCCGAGGAGGAGGACTCTGTACGATGCTGGTTTGTATGATTCTCGCGAAGATGACGGCGAGGTTGAGGGATTCGCGGATTTTGTGCAGGAAATGGTGTCCCTCATGAAGGATGTTCGGAGAGAG GGCAAGACTTACAGCATGGAGGAGCTTCAAACCATGTTTTGGGACATGGCCAAGGGATTCGAGGTTCCAGAATGGCCGAATCTATCTCAGCCGCCAGTTCATCTCCAGTCGTCTTCTCAGTGGTTTTCGGGGGCCATGACTTTCAGTGAAGGCTCTGCAACTTCGAAGGGAGCTTCCGTGGATTCAAGCATGGCGGTTCCCTTCTTAGACTTCTCGTATTTGCAGATGCGCGGAGTAAATCCTTTCTGCAGATGA
- the LOC116023987 gene encoding kirola-like: MGLRGKVVGQVEISFHGDVYYEIYRERPHDVPSMCSAIHSIEGQGGTVGSTITLKFTHDGKTKMAEDVIEAIDDEKKLVKFRVVKGDILEAYKSFSLTCEVHSNDDDHFVTWTLEYEKLSEEIPLPLSYLQTILDITKEMEDHHHAKK; the protein is encoded by the exons ATGGGCCTAAGAGGCAAGGTAGTTGGGCAGGTAGAGATCAGTTTCCATGGAGATGTTTATTATGAAATCTATAGAGAGAGACCACATGATGTGCCCTCCATGTGTTCAGCTATTCATTCAATTGAAGGCCAGGGAGGAACTGTGGGCTCTACCATCACCTTGAAATTTACCCATG ATGGGAAGACCAAAATGGCAGAAGATGTTATTGAGGCCATAGATGATGAGAAGAAATTGGTGAAATTCAGAGTGGTTAAAGGTGACATCTTAGAGGCCTATAAGAGTTTCAGCCTAACATGTGAAGTTCATAGCAATGATGATGACCACTTTGTGACGTGGACTCTTGAGTATGAGAAATTGAGTGAGGAGATTCCTTTGCCACTCTCTTATCTCCAAACTATCTTAGATATTACCAAAGAAATGGAGGATCACCACCATGCGAAGAAATAA
- the LOC116025480 gene encoding kirola-like yields MGLKGKLLGQIEISFHGDLFHEILGARPHHLPSMTSVIHEVGGQWGTQGCTTKYKYTQLTKDYKKAGIQTCDLIIICGKTETEEAVMDIIDNEKKIVKYRIVKGDVLKSYKSFIVTCEVETNGDDKFVTWTVVYEKLKEEIPEPLTYMEYFFTVTKDLDNHHAKPNP; encoded by the exons ATGGGCCTAAAAGGGAAGCTACTTGGGCAGATAGAGATCAGTTTTCATGGAGATTTATTTCATGAAATCCTTGGAGCCAGACCCCATCATCTGCCTTCCATGACCTCAGTTATTCATGAAGTTGGTGGCCAGTGGGGAACTCAGGGCTGTACcaccaaatataaatatacccAA TTGACAAAAGATTACAAAAAGGCTGGAATTCAAACTTGTGATCttataattatat GTGGGAAAACTGAAACCGAGGAGGCTGTTATGGACATCATagataatgaaaagaaaatagtaaaatacAGAATCGTAAAAGGTGACGTCTTGAAATCCTATAAGAGTTTCATTGTAACATGTGAAGTTGAAACCAATGGGGATGACAAGTTTGTGACTTGGACTGTTGTTTATGAAAAGCTCAAAGAGGAGATTCCTGAGCCACTTACCTATATGGAGTATTTTTTTACAGTGACCAAGGACTTGGACAATCACCATGCCAAGCCCAACCCATGA
- the LOC116024022 gene encoding kirola-like — protein sequence MGLKGKLLGQIEISINGDLFHEILGARPHHLPSMTSVVLAVDGQWGTQGCTTIFKYTQGEKTEIGESFMDTIDDEKKMVKYRVVKGDILKSFKSFIITCEVETNGDDNFVTWTVVYEKLKEEIPEPLTFMEYLFTLTKETVDHLAKVNP from the exons ATGGGCCTAAAAGGGAAGCTACTTGGGCAGATAGAGATCAGTATTAATGGAGATTTATTTCATGAAATCCTTGGAGCCAGACCCCATCATCTGCCTTCCATGACCTCAGTTGTTCTTGCAGTCGATGGCCAATGGGGAACTCAAGGCTGTACCACCATCTTTAAATATACCCAAG GTGAGAAAACTGAAATCGGGGAGAGTTTTATGGACACTATAGATGATGAGAAGAAAATGGTGAAATACAGAGTGGTAAAAGGTGACATCTTGAAATCTTTTAAGAGTTTCATCATAACATGTGAAGTTGAAACCAATGGAGATGACAACTTTGTGACTTGGACTGTTGTGTATGAAAAGCTCAAAGAGGAGATTCCTGAGCCACTCACCTTTATGGAATATTTGTTTACACTGACCAAAGAAACGGTGGATCACCTTGCCAAGGTGAACCCATGA
- the LOC116024749 gene encoding chitin-binding lectin 1-like — MPRLAVFLLLAVAALTIPTTHGLNPRKLDDTTGENKCGGCPCNNPCPVPSPPPPPPALPPPSPPPPKKPPSSYCPPPPGGGYVPSGPTTPNNQYIYFNGPPGNLYPVDQYFSGAGKPGFSLLIAGAFLGVLALYW; from the coding sequence ATGCCGCGCCTCGCCGTCTTTCTCCTCCTCGCGGTGGCAGCTTTGACCATCCCCACCACCCACGGATTAAACCCACGAAAACTCGACGACACCACCGGCGAGAACAAGTGCGGCGGCTGCCCTTGCAACAACCCGTGCCCCGTCCCATCGCCACCGCCGCCTCCTCCGGCGCTGCCGCCGccctcgccgccgccgccgaagAAACCGCCGAGCAGCTACTGCCCTCCTCCGCCCGGCGGCGGCTACGTGCCCAGCGGGCCCACCACGCCCAACAACCAATACATATACTTCAACGGCCCTCCCGGCAACTTATACCCGGTTGACCAGTACTTTTCCGGCGCCGGTAAGCCCGGATTTTCCCTCTTGATCGCCGGAGCTTTCTTGGGGGTTCTTGCTCTCTACTGGTGA
- the LOC116025479 gene encoding kirola-like — protein sequence MGLRGKVVGQVEISFHGDVYYEIYRERPHDVPSMCSAIHSIEGQGGTVGSTITLKFTHDGKTKMAEDVIEAIDDEKKLVKFRVVKGDILEAYKSFSLTCEVHSNDDDHFVTWTLEYEXNL from the exons ATGGGCCTAAGAGGCAAGGTAGTTGGGCAGGTAGAGATCAGTTTCCATGGAGATGTTTATTATGAAATCTATAGAGAGAGACCACATGATGTGCCCTCCATGTGTTCAGCTATTCATTCAATTGAAGGCCAGGGAGGAACTGTGGGCTCTACCATCACCTTGAAATTTACCCATG ATGGGAAGACCAAAATGGCAGAAGATGTTATTGAGGCCATAGATGATGAGAAGAAATTGGTGAAATTCAGAGTGGTTAAAGGTGACATCTTAGAGGCCTATAAGAGTTTCAGCCTAACATGTGAAGTTCATAGCAATGATGATGACCACTTTGTGACGTGGACTCTTGAGTATGAGAANAATTTGTAG